The DNA window CTTGACCTCATTGCTATGGGCTTGTCTGATGATCCGGACTCTCAGCTGAACCTCAccagcactgctctgctcaCTCAGATACTGGGGACAGGGCCTTTGCTAATGAGGACACTGCCTTTTCCTGCAAtgctctgcttctgcctccccccttccctcagGAAGCAGTCTGCACTTCCTGCTTCCTAACAAGTATACTTGTaactgtttcttcctttttttctggaaaattactACCTCTCCAATGGAGCACTGAGAATTGTTTCTGTGAGTTGGATCATTCCTTCCACTACTTCAGTGGTAGCATCCCGTACCATCTTCCGAAGAGTAGTACCTGGTTAAGATTGAGAAAGAGCATGAAAGTTGCAACAAAGTCAGCATCAACAGAAAGCACCTGCCGAAGAACCCACAGACGGTTCCGTTTGCATGGATACACTGTATAAATGAAGTTACAAGTATTTTGAAGGAAGCAACGTGTTTCCCAGTTCCAAAAGGACTCTGGACAAGGATCTCAACACTTTATAAATACGAACGCTCGATCAACTATACAACTTCCTACATCATCACTCTTCAGCAATGAAAATCTGCAGGAGTAGACAGACAAGTGGTTCACTCAGAAACATGTTGCAAGTCTACAGAATAGCTAATAATGGGACTACCTTCTCATGATAACTTGCTTTCCTGCAGATGCCAGATCTCGTTTTAGGCTCTGAAATACTGGGTTTCTTTACATAGTGGTGACTGCCACACTGTCACTAACTCACCTTGGCCCTTGGGCAGCCAGTAGTACACAGTGGCAACTGCAAGAATGGCATTTTGGACATCTTCACTCAGCTTCCGGCAATCCTGGAAATGGGTAAGCAAAAGGATTGACCATGAGTAGTGCATGGCTGCACCGCATTTAGAAAGTCTCACAAGCAATCACTTACATTCAGATTTCTTTGAGAAAAGGGAAGCATAGTAATGGCCATCTTGCTTGAGGAACAAGTACAGCACAACAAGAAGATACAGTAAGTAAGCTGTAGACATCATAAGCCGCCTCATGATTTGGTACCAAATCACGCCCTGGTGTGGTGGTCACGCATCAGAGACGAAGAAGCAGCTGAGATCATTACTCTGAActggaagtcttttttttttctcctccaaacagAGGTGTGATAAACTTCTCTCaattaacagcaaaaatattgcGTATTCTTTGTTAGATCTGAGGTCTGTATTGTCCAATATCCTGTCTCTATCAGCAACCAGCTGTAGATGTTAAAGAGCATAAGAATACTTCTATTTGGTATGTCTCCCTAACTTATGGAAATTAGTTCTCTGGGAAATTCTAGAATTGGATTAATAGACTCTCCAAAGCATAGCCCATACCAACATCCCTTGTTTGCGCGGAAcgaaattattttgtttcagtcaaGTGAACCAAGAGATATCTGAAACTTGTCACACCCACTGCCATTGCGCAGTCCGGGGGGGCTTTCGCTCACCTCTGCAGAAGCCACTGGAGGCCTTGAGAACGCCAGACTCAGCTTTGTAGCTTCCTGTGACGTTACTTTGAATGTCTGACCTAGAAAGGAGTCAATGGGCGCAAAAGAATAGAAAGGAACTTGGGTAAAAGATGAAAGAACAGAGCAGCCAGATGTGTAACATCTCTGATGCTGCTTTGCCCTACTGCTTGGTTaccatttcttctttccaagcAATACAAAGCCATAAACTAAATCCcactgcaaaaggagaaaaattccACGGTATATTTGTGCCGTGCACATCGTATGCATCCtatgtctgcttttttcctagctggttttgttggtttttttacttagcTAGTATCAACATCCACAACCACATTTTGTGTCCCGGTCCACGACACCTCCACCAGGATGTGCTGGGAGGCTTTAACAGAGCCCAAAGGCTTTAAACCTCCAGCTGTGACAACCGCCGGGTACCGGCCGCTTTGCCAACGCCCTGGGGCGGGGCCCCGCCCGGGATCTCGCTCCCGAGTGGGAGCCAAGCCGCGCACCGGCACGGCGGCCACCCGCCTCCGCCACAGCCCGAAGCGTCCGCCCTgacccgccccgccgcccggtCCCGGCCCAGCGCCGGCCGCCCCGCACACGGCCCGCTCCCCCACCCGTACCTAGCGCGTCCCAGAAGCGCGGCAGCTCGAACGGCTCGCGGCCCTCGCCCGGTTCGCCCTCTGTAAAGGCAGAGAGAGACCTCAGCCAGCGGAgacccagcccggcccggccccggccccggcccggccccggcccccaccTCGCACCCGCGCCAGCACCGCACGCAGCGCGCCGCGCAGGTCCCGCAGCGGCTCCCGCGCCTCCATGGCTGCGGGAGCTGCTACCGGCGCACACCCCTGCGTCACGGCTGCCTATCGACGGACTGTGCGTCACATCCGCTTCCGGGCAACGGCAGGAACGACGCCGTCCCGACTTTTCCGGTAGACGCGCCCGGCCCCGTACCCTGCCCCGACAGACGAGACCGCCCGTGTGCACCGATACACTTTATTAGTTACAGGGACGACAGCGAGGGCCCGGGGAGCCGGGACGGGACGATAAGGAAGGGGGCCGCCCCCCCGCTACAGCAGCCGGTGGAGGTCCTCGAAGTTGAGCATGTTGTTGGCTGTCTCAGACCAGGCTGGGTAGGTGGCCCCGTCCATCTCGGAGGCGAGGCTGTTGGTGCTGTCCAGAGTGTGGTTGGTGCCCCCGATGACCTCATGGCACTCAGGGCACTTGCTCCTCTCCATCGCCCCCCCGCACTCCCCGATCACGTAGATGTGCCCGTTTTTGCACTTGAACCAGTGGCCACGGGGACAGCCGATAGCGTTGACCACCTGCACCCGCTCGGCCTCAGAGAGCCCCAGCCCCGACGCAGGCAAGGCGGCGCAGAGCCTCTCCAGGTCAGCCTTCACCGCCGCCTCATCCTCTGCCGTGAATTTCTTCGTCCCTTCCAGGATCTGACGTACGCTGGCAATCTCTGCTGCGAGCGCTGGGGTGAACGTCCCACTCGCATCTCTGCACCTTGCCAAGAGGCTCAGCAAATACGTCAGCCTCTGGAGCTCAGACTGCAGGTCAGACAGCTCCTGGCCCGTAAAAGTGAGGCGGGGCTGATCCAGCCACTTCTGGACTTCATCCAGCCGCTTTCTCAGCCCTTTCCTCTCATTCGCATCAATTTTGCTCAGAGACTTGGTTAGGTCTGCCACACGTTTGTAGAAGTTAAGCTGGTTCTCAATTAGTCCAATATTCTTTGTGGAAAGAACAGAAGcttctagtttattttttagCATAAGGAACACCAGGGGTAGATTCCTCTGCAGAACGGTATTCCTTACCAGTGCAACCTGCAGTCTTTTTCTGTTAGACTCAATTTCCTGTGCTGGGCcttgaattttctctttcaccTTTTCTATCTCGTCCAGCCACCTTTTCACAATGGTGCCATATCTCAAATTCTTTCTGATTGGCGTCTGACAGATAGGGCATACCTTCAGCTTGAtgacatcatcatcttcatccaTATAATGGTCAAGGCCTTGGGACTCAAAGACATGGCCACAGTCCTCAAGCTGTACAAATCGAGCGTCTGGGTCTTCCTCAAAGCCAAAAAAGATCTGGGTGACTTCCTCACGGTCACAAACGAGACACTTCTTTGGGCAGGGCTCTCCGCACAATCCAATACAAGGATGACCGCAGCACAGCAGCTTAGTGCATGGTACGTTGCAGCGCGGCCTATTGCATGGTTCTGAGCAAAGATTGGTACACTGGTAGTGCTGGCACCGCCACTCGCATGGCTCAGCACAGGGAAAACAGCGCTCTCCACATCTCTTTTTACACCTGCTGTGGACACAGTGGTTCTGACACTCCAGCTGACAGGGAGGGCATTCTGCAGTACAAGGCTGCCGACACTTGTGGGAGCAGACCAAGAAGCGCTTGCACGGGCTGCTACACGGCTTATGAAATCTTCCTTCATAGCAGGTATGACAGGATCCTGAGCATACATGACCACACTCCAGCGTGGCAGAACACTTCGTATTACATTCCACATGCTTCTCAAGCTCTGTCTCCTCAGTCATCCAGCATTTAACTTGCTGGTTGTGGCCACATTTCAGCATGGCTGTAACCAGTTCGGGACACTGCTTAGTGCATTCCTGCCCACAGAAGTTGCTGCATGTGTGCCCACAGTTCAACTTTTTCTGGCAAGGTTCTTGGCAGATAAACTTGCTCTCTGGAGTAGAGCATGGCACCATCTGCAGGTGGCCACACTTAGAAATCGTTTTCTCTACTATCACCATGCATGGTCCACAGACCTCATAACAGGACCGTGCACAGCGGTGCCCATCTGCACAAAGCACCTTTTGACAAGGCTTCAGGCACCGATAGTCTTTGTGCTCTGTGTCATATGGGTGGCATACCCTCGTGCAAACATGGCTGCAACTCAACCTAAATTCACAGGGACGAGTACAGCCTCCTTCTGGGACTTTGCTGAAGTCTGCTGCTGTAGATACCAGTGTCTTGGTTTCGGGGTGGTTTTGACAGCAAAGCATCAATGAGCGGCCAATGTGACCCTTTTCCCGAAGGGTGTGAATGATCTTGCTCCAGAGAGGAACTTTGCCCAGCATTCTCATATTTCCAATACAATACAGCCCTTTCTTAGCTCTGGATAGCGCTACACATACCCGATTAGGGATCTGTAAGAACCCAGTTCTCTCCTCACTGTTGCTCCGCACGAGTGACAGCAGAATAACATCATTCTCCTCCCCCTGGTACTTATCTACTACATGAACCTTCACACCTTCAAAGGTCTTGGCTGGCATGAGCTTACGCAGACAGAAAAGCTGTCCAGTGTAAGTAGTGAGAATGGTGATCTGAGAAGGTAGATAATCCTGACACAAGAAGTACTTGCACAGTTCCACTACAAACTGAGCCTCATGTGTGTTCTGGTGGCTTCTCCCTTCCTGGATCTCTTGCTCAGGAAAGTCATGTTCCACAAAGAAGAGATTAGATGTGACCCCCTGAAACAAGAGAAAGGAATGTCAGAACAGGATTTTAGCTTCTGTCACTGCAGCGTGGTTCCATATCCCTGATTATCCACTGACAGGAGGACTCTAAGGAGAGGACTACAGGATGCAGTTACCACATACTTAGGCGATTTCCTCTAGATTTCATAGTGTATTCATCAGATAGGAATTTAAGCTTAGTAATCACATTTCACCTTATAGTAACATCTCAGTATCCTAATATATGAAATCAGTTCCTGTGGATGAttttattcccaattttttCAGAGTTGTTTCTACTGTACCTTTTCAGGTTGtagaaaagagaagattaaGTCCTAGTAACACCTGAGATACCAAATTCTTGAACACTGTATTTTACAGAAGCTCATTTTACCCAGTAACAGGGGTCAAAAGCAATTGCTTGGATTGCTGAAAACTCACTTTTATGTTCTCATACTTCAGGACAGAAGGATGGTTCTCCAGGTCCTGGTATATATGGGGAATGAGAAGCTGGGCAATTTCAGGACGCATGCGGTGCTGAAACACAAAGCAGCTGTATCAGTCTTGAGGAAGGAGCACCATATTTCCCTGTCAATATTCTGTCGTTCCACTGCACAGACTGCAGCTAAGTACAAGGATGACTTTCCAGTAAGAGTCAAGAAGGGAGCACCTCCCAATCCTCACCCTCCCCATTGCTGCCACCCCCGGCAGTTACAGAGGGAGTAGTAGCACAGTAACTTCAAGAAAATCATTCGGCAAGGTTGTTGTAATAAAAATGCTGGTGTCAGTGCAAATCTAAGAACACTGTTGTAGATAACAAAAGCCAGCACCTCACCCTAACCACTACATGAGCTTTTCTAGGTAGTTTTAATACAGGACTTGCCGGAGGCAGAATTAATGTCTCCAGGCACCAAGATAAATGATTATAGCAATTTAGCAGAAAGCAGCCTGAGAAGACTTGTGCTGTCAGTCCCCAGAGTTCTGGAAGTTTCAGATGCCACAATAAGCTGTGGGAAACACAGTGCTGCGGACAACATCACTGCATAATTGGGAATACACTGGAATACTGTTTGTGGCAGTTTGACAGCTCTTACCATTCTTCTCAGGAATTAAATAGCACGTTCTTTTCTTTTAGGCTGCTCTGAGagtagaaatataaaaaaaccttaaGTGTACTACAAACTTAACCTAAATGGAAATGCAATGGAGGGGGTTTTTAATAGCTCTTCCTCACTTGGTATTTCAGACGGACAAAGGGGAAATTGACTTTCACCAGCCGTTCAAAGAGAGAGACTTCCAGATTGAAGTTCTTGGCCAGGTCATACACATTTGCACTAGGCCGCAgctgaaagagaagggagaggaggtcCATGTTTGAGCACTTTTCCTATGTATTAGCAAGATTTTTTCCACtcatctctttttctgtcactggTCCCCCATAGAGAGGCCAGAGACTGGATTCTTGCAGAAGTGCTAAATATCAAAGTTAGATACATGTGCTTGTATCCACTTCAGCTGTGAGTGTAAAATCACATCAGGTAAACTAAAAGACAAGTCCCACAGGAGCTCTACTCCAAACCTACAGGAGACAGGACCTACGGTATCAGCGGAAGCTGGGAGCAGTAAGTCTTGGCAACCTTTCACGGGTGGCGCTTGGTTAACAGGTTCTGGTTCATTTGCACAACAGTTGGAGGCATCAGTCATGGATGTTACCTGCTGGTGATCTCCAATGAGGATGAGATGCTGACAGGCTTTACTCAGAGTAGTAATGGTGTGAGCCTCAAGCacctctgctgcctcttctACAATGACAATTCGTGGCTCTAATTTTTGCAAGATCTGACGGTATTTGGCAGCACCTGAGCAAGGAGAGAACATAAACCTTAGTGGAATATAGTTACACACAGGCAGTATGGCAAGAGTTTTCAGGGAGGGGAGTAGGCTGTGCCCCAGAAGAGACTGGGGTTCTTCCCAAGATTCCCCATTTCAAGACTCTGCTTTTTAAACGTTAAACCAGCACTGTACCAAGTGTGGCTTCTGTATGAAGAGTTATTAGGGAAGGCAGGTGGGGATTAGAGTCCTATGCCTGCCCTGGCCTTTTCCCAAGGCTCTCTTCAGATATAAGATACCTACTCCATACATTGATCAACACACAGAAATACATCTAAAATTGTCTCTCCAAAGGGTCACATTACAATGACCTTTACACTATCGTGACCAGAAGGTGATGTGGGGATAGCAGTGCAGGTATTAGCTGTGCTTTACTCAGACACAACAAGTGGAGCATTTCTGTTAGAAGAATGCTGCTCGAGATGGAGGGAGTGCAAGAGTGCACAGAAACTGTTCAGGCAGTTGACAATTCACACAATAGCTGCATTTGCAAAGGGAGTCAGAGGTTAGAGAAGTCTGCAGACTAATGCAGAGCCTGACCCAGGCTGTCAAGCAGCACATGATACTAATCTTTTGGCAACAAGGTCCTTTAACCATTATGGGATGCAGTGCAATACTGGTTTGCTTTCCAACTGCTGTGCACCTGTAGTTGTCATCCCCACAACTTGGGCATCCTTGAGAATGCAGAGATCTTCCTGCAGCTTCAGTTCTGTcagcctttctgctgctgcctggtaCTGCTGTTCATGCTGCAGAATCCTCTGTCGAATAAATCCCTGATAGGTCTGCAGCCAAAGCCTGAGAAGAAAGTGCCATTATCACACACAGCAAGGAGAACAGCACAATGATCCAGAAGTTCTGAGTGGATTCAGTTCAAAATCCTCCGTGTCTTTTGGACAAGATATTATCATCTGTACATAGTCCCAGACACACACAGTGGAGATGACAGCACTGCTGGTGCAGTACAGGGAAGGTAAGAACAAGCATGTTCAAATAAGGAGCTGAACAGATATGGACAGAAACACTGTGACGTGACAGACAGAGTTTGAAAACTGGAGCGGTCCTATGAAACATTTGTATGACAGACCCTGCAAAATAACTTTGTCACCTGTAAAGCCTCCAGCGGGAGCTCAGGTCAAGTTGCCACAGATCCTGGATAGCCTTGGCCTCCATTTCTGTCATTGCACTCAGTTTACGAAGCTCAACCTtcatcttctgtttcattttcttcctctgggcAGCAGTTacctgcaggaagaaaaagctcCACAATAAGCAGTTACAGCACAAAGATTCTTCTGTATCAGCATCCCCATGTTGTTATTTACACAGTCAAGCAGAGCCAGAGCATGCTAGTGCATGCAGTTACCTCCCACTGCATAGCCTTCTGTTGGGCTGTTCCTTCTTCCTGGTCCTCCAGCTTCATAGCCAACAGCATACTGGCTAGTTCATGAACAGCCCTgcgctcttcctccttccttttctgagaCTTTactgcctcttcatcctcaagCACTCTGTCAGCTTGAATCAGGTCAGCCTCCTCTGGGATCTCCAAaagctgctcttctgcttcaccttcccactcctcctctctctcctgctgaCCACCTGTGAGAGTCACCAGTCACATGCAGTAAGCCACAGCCACTCCAGCAGAATCGCAGTGCAGCAGTCAGATCACTATGTGGAAATTAAGGTTAGTCTTCTTTCCACTACCTTACAGTATCACGCATCTTTCAGCGCCTGTTAAGTAGCAGTGTCTCTTTTCTGACACACATGCGCTGCTTAAGCAAATGCAGCTGTAGAGGATGGGGGTGGGTGTTCgtctttttttgtgtcttttttttttttacctggatTCTCAGCAGCATTGTGGGTGAAGAAAGTTACACCAAGGCCCAGCCACTCCAGAATCACTGAGTGTTGTGAAGCACTGTAGTAAAACTTCTCATCATCCTAATATAAGGAAAGTCAAATCAGCCAGGCCTATTGCACTTCAGAgtctgaggatgctgccaaagCAGCACCTTGCAGCAGCAGGCAACTAGGACAAGTCCCCTGAGAGACCTCCAGAGCTAGAAAGTCTGAGCAGCCTCAGATCTTCAGAAAAAGCATCTCTCCTCCCCTTCAGTTCAAGAGGCTTTCATTTGGGCACTTGTATTTTTATGTCGATAAAGATCACTTAGAATCTCCACAGTTTAAAGGAGCAAACTTTaaagcccctgcctgccctgcccggtctagtCTACTGTCACTTGGCACAGCTTGCTATTCACGCCCTCACTTTCCTAGTAGCCAAGTGATGCTAAAAAGAAGTGTGCTTGGGGAACCTCAGACATTGGGACTGCTTGACTCAGAAGAAAGAGACCTCTCTTACCAGACGACTCATCAGGCTGTCCCAGTGCTGGGGCGCAATGCATGCTTCCAAGTGGCGCTCGTGCAGAACTCCGTACATTGTGCACTCCAAGTGCTTCGCTCCTTCATGGAGCTCCTGCTCAGCCTCTTTCATCTCACCTGCTGTCTACTCATAACAAAGAGAAGGGAGGCATCATTATACTCAGAGAAACAAAGTTTAGAAACAGCAGGACAAGAAACTGATAAAGTGAACAAGGACAGAAGAATGAAGAGGCTGACTTCAGTGTAAGACAAGGTGGAAGAACAGGTGCGGAGGAAGTTTAGTTAGCTCCTCCAATGCACAGGCAACCCAGTCCCATCATCTCCAGTGAAGTGTGCACATACAAGCATATAGGCTCTGCGGAGATGCGCTGGCAAGTTGTATCGGAATTCATACTTCTTCCTCAGCTCCTTCAAGGTGAATTGCTTCAGGACTTCACTGTTACTTCTGCCCCCAACACGCACCATCCCATGTTTTTGAAATTTGTATATTCCTgggaatgaaagagaaatgttaGTACCAAAGAGGCaagctctgttttctgctgtagGACAAGGGGTAGGGAAAAGACCCAGAACATCCTTTGTTTGCAAATGCTACACTGGATTGGTCTGAGTGAAGTTTTCTTACTGCTTATCAATGGGGCTAGAGTCACAAGAAAAATCCACAAGGGCAGGTCATCATGCCAGAAGACGGGCAGAGTAAGAGTTTTAGTATAATTTCTACCTGACCCTCTATCGTACTTGTCAGGTACTCTTACCTTCTAAGAACTGATCCAGTGCATGGTTAGTGTAGCAGACTACGAGGATGGGAGGCTTCTGGACAGTGCTTTGCCATGCGTGCTTATTAGTCAAGAGAGCCTGAACAATCTTCAAACCCACATAAGTCTTCCCTGTAAAACAAGCACAGAATCAGAAAGGGGCAATCTACCGCCTACAGGGTGCCTCAAAACACAGGAATCAAAAACAGACACAAGACTTCCTTCTAGGCTGCAAATCTGGTCTGTGCCAAGAGAGCTGACCCCAGAAGTAACTAGTTTACCAAATGTAAATGAAGTAGCATGACACTGTCTTTCTAGCCTGTGGTTGAGCAAGGCCATGCTCTGCAATAATCTTGTCTTTTGGTTAATAGACGAGATCTGGACCCAGGGCTTCCTCTACCGCTGAGTCCCCTGGCCCACTCTGATACTGGCTTCGTATGTGACATTTGGCTGCACGTGAAACATCCACATACCAGTGGAACACAAGCAGTGGTGCTTGTTGAAATAAGGTACCATTTAAAACAATCACAGTTAATCTTGTAATGCTTTATTCACACAGAGGACCATGGCTCAACACTCCCAATGTTCTAACATGCTATGAAGACAAATAGGACTGTCGTACAGCAAGAGGTACCGTGTTATCAAAGATGGTTGAAAATTTTTTTACCCCAATACACAAGCAGAGCCAACAGTGCTGTTAGTGTCTACTTGCAAGTAGGTTGGCAACACGTAAGGTTGGGTTTGTGTATTTGAGGATATTTTAGCCTTCTCCACAGCTCAAGCTATTGGGGCGACTCAGGCATCAATTAGGCATGGGACTAAAGCTTTGGACACAGTACAGCTGGCTTTCTCTGAAGTTAATCTCTCCTACATGGGGGAATCAAGGAGAACTCCTTAAATGACAAAGAATTAAAGCAAATGTTTCTCACCTGTCCCAGGAGGTCCTTGGATAATAGCCAGCTCCTTGGTGAGTGCAAGACTCAATGCCTGCATCTGAGACTCATCTAATCTCAAGGTTTCCATTGAGGGCCACTGCTCGGGATCTAGAACATGGACGCTTTGGCTTTTCAAACCATCATGGTGCGTCTCTTCATCTGAAAGGGGATCTTCCGTCAAGGGTGCAAAGTTGTAGACAGTATCCATTGTCAGGTACGTTGGCTTCTTCACCTGTGTGTCACATTCCACGATGTACTTCTGGAATGGGATATCTTCTTCCTGGATTTCCTGTAACCCTTCTAGCACATGTTGATAGGCCTCAAAGTAGGCAGTTGTCTCTACCATGAGGAAGGAGTCTGAGGGCTGAACCTGTGCCAGCAGTGCCTGGCTCTGTGCATTAAAACAGAGCTGCACGATCCCACAGGCAAGATCCGCGTTATCACGATTAGAAACAGTGGCAAAA is part of the Grus americana isolate bGruAme1 chromosome 17, bGruAme1.mat, whole genome shotgun sequence genome and encodes:
- the ZNFX1 gene encoding NFX1-type zinc finger-containing protein 1 isoform X1; translated protein: MEPVQAFSCGRGDGCPRPAGREGNRNQRYGERAKGSTGGMLPTGDSRYGAGPGRGALPAGTGSAAAPSAERCPRPRGLRRPAEESPGRAMEGAGQEPRAGERGHAVHWDICFTQRGRNRTNNVSGQAQLGESPQARNYTLLPGQRDKRCGGRIWRVPQSIKNKPRNQGEQANSGATGHWNEQENEGRRMRYQGGQGHERARGPWNEQENESRGRRYQGGQAHERARGPWNEQENEGRGRRYQSGQAHEGGRWLRNGQENEGRGRRTQPRENPRFYQNPTPGGAQFSKQPQQVKRIGYKFLENLLQKDPSEVVITLASSPSLKELLSQMTMNPSFLQLVCQVLQKACTSRMDRQSVQQLLGVVKESNFLKICLPQYVSDMVTEAVPAVRHQYPVHITNIISILQELISIFPASSVQNISILLTVLSASINALRASGVDITEETEKNLSKVQMLVQHLQEKRREGTLRADNYILRQTQTDDQGESYRTMTVYPTYNEVHHDEKPFLRPNIVSGRYESTSIYLDTHFRLLREDFVRPLREGILELLESFEDKGLRKKRFDDIRIYFDARIITPVCSPTGIVYKVQFDIKPLRFVRWQNSKRLLYGSLICMSKDHFETCLFATVSNRDNADLACGIVQLCFNAQSQALLAQVQPSDSFLMVETTAYFEAYQHVLEGLQEIQEEDIPFQKYIVECDTQVKKPTYLTMDTVYNFAPLTEDPLSDEETHHDGLKSQSVHVLDPEQWPSMETLRLDESQMQALSLALTKELAIIQGPPGTGKTYVGLKIVQALLTNKHAWQSTVQKPPILVVCYTNHALDQFLEGIYKFQKHGMVRVGGRSNSEVLKQFTLKELRKKYEFRYNLPAHLRRAYMLTAGEMKEAEQELHEGAKHLECTMYGVLHERHLEACIAPQHWDSLMSRLDDEKFYYSASQHSVILEWLGLGVTFFTHNAAENPGGQQEREEEWEGEAEEQLLEIPEEADLIQADRVLEDEEAVKSQKRKEEERRAVHELASMLLAMKLEDQEEGTAQQKAMQWEVTAAQRKKMKQKMKVELRKLSAMTEMEAKAIQDLWQLDLSSRWRLYRLWLQTYQGFIRQRILQHEQQYQAAAERLTELKLQEDLCILKDAQVVGMTTTGAAKYRQILQKLEPRIVIVEEAAEVLEAHTITTLSKACQHLILIGDHQQLRPSANVYDLAKNFNLEVSLFERLVKVNFPFVRLKYQHRMRPEIAQLLIPHIYQDLENHPSVLKYENIKGVTSNLFFVEHDFPEQEIQEGRSHQNTHEAQFVVELCKYFLCQDYLPSQITILTTYTGQLFCLRKLMPAKTFEGVKVHVVDKYQGEENDVILLSLVRSNSEERTGFLQIPNRVCVALSRAKKGLYCIGNMRMLGKVPLWSKIIHTLREKGHIGRSLMLCCQNHPETKTLVSTAADFSKVPEGGCTRPCEFRLSCSHVCTRVCHPYDTEHKDYRCLKPCQKVLCADGHRCARSCYEVCGPCMVIVEKTISKCGHLQMVPCSTPESKFICQEPCQKKLNCGHTCSNFCGQECTKQCPELVTAMLKCGHNQQVKCWMTEETELEKHVECNTKCSATLECGHVCSGSCHTCYEGRFHKPCSSPCKRFLVCSHKCRQPCTAECPPCQLECQNHCVHSRCKKRCGERCFPCAEPCEWRCQHYQCTNLCSEPCNRPRCNVPCTKLLCCGHPCIGLCGEPCPKKCLVCDREEVTQIFFGFEEDPDARFVQLEDCGHVFESQGLDHYMDEDDDVIKLKVCPICQTPIRKNLRYGTIVKRWLDEIEKVKEKIQGPAQEIESNRKRLQVALVRNTVLQRNLPLVFLMLKNKLEASVLSTKNIGLIENQLNFYKRVADLTKSLSKIDANERKGLRKRLDEVQKWLDQPRLTFTGQELSDLQSELQRLTYLLSLLARCRDASGTFTPALAAEIASVRQILEGTKKFTAEDEAAVKADLERLCAALPASGLGLSEAERVQVVNAIGCPRGHWFKCKNGHIYVIGECGGAMERSKCPECHEVIGGTNHTLDSTNSLASEMDGATYPAWSETANNMLNFEDLHRLL
- the ZNFX1 gene encoding NFX1-type zinc finger-containing protein 1 isoform X2 encodes the protein MEPVQAFSCGRGDGCPRPAGREGNRNQRYGERAKGSTGGMLPTGDSRSAAAPSAERCPRPRGLRRPAEESPGRAMEGAGQEPRAGERGHAVHWDICFTQRGRNRTNNVSGQAQLGESPQARNYTLLPGQRDKRCGGRIWRVPQSIKNKPRNQGEQANSGATGHWNEQENEGRRMRYQGGQGHERARGPWNEQENESRGRRYQGGQAHERARGPWNEQENEGRGRRYQSGQAHEGGRWLRNGQENEGRGRRTQPRENPRFYQNPTPGGAQFSKQPQQVKRIGYKFLENLLQKDPSEVVITLASSPSLKELLSQMTMNPSFLQLVCQVLQKACTSRMDRQSVQQLLGVVKESNFLKICLPQYVSDMVTEAVPAVRHQYPVHITNIISILQELISIFPASSVQNISILLTVLSASINALRASGVDITEETEKNLSKVQMLVQHLQEKRREGTLRADNYILRQTQTDDQGESYRTMTVYPTYNEVHHDEKPFLRPNIVSGRYESTSIYLDTHFRLLREDFVRPLREGILELLESFEDKGLRKKRFDDIRIYFDARIITPVCSPTGIVYKVQFDIKPLRFVRWQNSKRLLYGSLICMSKDHFETCLFATVSNRDNADLACGIVQLCFNAQSQALLAQVQPSDSFLMVETTAYFEAYQHVLEGLQEIQEEDIPFQKYIVECDTQVKKPTYLTMDTVYNFAPLTEDPLSDEETHHDGLKSQSVHVLDPEQWPSMETLRLDESQMQALSLALTKELAIIQGPPGTGKTYVGLKIVQALLTNKHAWQSTVQKPPILVVCYTNHALDQFLEGIYKFQKHGMVRVGGRSNSEVLKQFTLKELRKKYEFRYNLPAHLRRAYMLTAGEMKEAEQELHEGAKHLECTMYGVLHERHLEACIAPQHWDSLMSRLDDEKFYYSASQHSVILEWLGLGVTFFTHNAAENPGGQQEREEEWEGEAEEQLLEIPEEADLIQADRVLEDEEAVKSQKRKEEERRAVHELASMLLAMKLEDQEEGTAQQKAMQWEVTAAQRKKMKQKMKVELRKLSAMTEMEAKAIQDLWQLDLSSRWRLYRLWLQTYQGFIRQRILQHEQQYQAAAERLTELKLQEDLCILKDAQVVGMTTTGAAKYRQILQKLEPRIVIVEEAAEVLEAHTITTLSKACQHLILIGDHQQLRPSANVYDLAKNFNLEVSLFERLVKVNFPFVRLKYQHRMRPEIAQLLIPHIYQDLENHPSVLKYENIKGVTSNLFFVEHDFPEQEIQEGRSHQNTHEAQFVVELCKYFLCQDYLPSQITILTTYTGQLFCLRKLMPAKTFEGVKVHVVDKYQGEENDVILLSLVRSNSEERTGFLQIPNRVCVALSRAKKGLYCIGNMRMLGKVPLWSKIIHTLREKGHIGRSLMLCCQNHPETKTLVSTAADFSKVPEGGCTRPCEFRLSCSHVCTRVCHPYDTEHKDYRCLKPCQKVLCADGHRCARSCYEVCGPCMVIVEKTISKCGHLQMVPCSTPESKFICQEPCQKKLNCGHTCSNFCGQECTKQCPELVTAMLKCGHNQQVKCWMTEETELEKHVECNTKCSATLECGHVCSGSCHTCYEGRFHKPCSSPCKRFLVCSHKCRQPCTAECPPCQLECQNHCVHSRCKKRCGERCFPCAEPCEWRCQHYQCTNLCSEPCNRPRCNVPCTKLLCCGHPCIGLCGEPCPKKCLVCDREEVTQIFFGFEEDPDARFVQLEDCGHVFESQGLDHYMDEDDDVIKLKVCPICQTPIRKNLRYGTIVKRWLDEIEKVKEKIQGPAQEIESNRKRLQVALVRNTVLQRNLPLVFLMLKNKLEASVLSTKNIGLIENQLNFYKRVADLTKSLSKIDANERKGLRKRLDEVQKWLDQPRLTFTGQELSDLQSELQRLTYLLSLLARCRDASGTFTPALAAEIASVRQILEGTKKFTAEDEAAVKADLERLCAALPASGLGLSEAERVQVVNAIGCPRGHWFKCKNGHIYVIGECGGAMERSKCPECHEVIGGTNHTLDSTNSLASEMDGATYPAWSETANNMLNFEDLHRLL